The Elaeis guineensis isolate ETL-2024a chromosome 13, EG11, whole genome shotgun sequence genome includes a region encoding these proteins:
- the LOC140853332 gene encoding cyclin-A3-1-like — MEDKENSIRLTRAAAARKRGASAAASARQSLPRGQPPAKRRKRKVLGELKNNSNAASGLETPPPSKPRTRSRAKKEGEARKVPLLDVSAAEEVHSEAEDPQMCAFYAPDIYQYLRSMEVESKRRPLVNFIETVQKDVTANMRGILVDWLVEVAEEYKLFSDTLYLTVSYIDRFLSYNALSRQKLQLLGVSCMLIASKYEEISPPHVEDFCYITDNTYTKQEVVKMESDILKFLNFEMGNPTIKTFLSIFTKAGQGDGNYPNLQLEFLSNYLAELSLVDYSCVRFLPSVIAASAVFLARFTINPKVHPWSLPLQQQTGYKPSELKDCVCAIHDLQLNRKWSSLTAIREKYKQHRFKCASMLLSPSEIPASYLEDLKE, encoded by the exons ATGGAGGACAAGGAGAACAGCATCCGCCTCACTCGCGCGGCGGCGGCGAGAAAGAGGGGCGCCTCTGCAGCGGCTTCCGCCCGCCAGTCTCTCCCACGCGGCCAGCCCCCGGCCAAGAGGAGGAAGCGCAAGGTCCTGGGCGAGCTCAAAAACAACTCCAACGCCGCCTCCGGTCTCGAAACCCCTCCTCCTTCCAAGCCCAGAACCAGATCCCGGGCCAAGAAGGAGGGAGAGGCTCGAAAGGTTCCTCTTTTGGATGTTTCCGCAGCCGAAGAGGTCCATTCCGAGGCCGAAGACCCGCAAATGTGCGCCTTTTATGCTCCGGATATCTACCAGTACCTCCGCTCCATGGAG GTGGAGTCGAAGAGGAGGCCGCTGGTTAATTTCATTGAAACGGTCCAGAAGGATGTAACTGCCAACATGAGAGGGATTCTGGTGGATTGGCTggtcgaggtggcggaggagtaCAAGCTTTTCTCGGACACTCTTTATCTCACAGTGTCATACATTGATCGATTTCTCTCGTACAATGCTCTAAGTAGGCAGAAATTACAACTTCTTGGTGTTTCCTGCATGCTTATTGCCTC GAAATATGAAGAGATTAGTCCTCCCCATGTGGAAGATTTTTGTTACATTACTGATAACACTTACACAAAACAAGAG GTGGTAAAGATGGAGAGTGACATACTGAAGTTTCTCAACTTTGAGATGGGCAATCCCACCATAAAAACCTTTCTTAGTAT ATTCACAAAGGCTGGGCAAGGAGATGGAAAT TATCCAAATCTCCAACTGGAGTTCTTGAGCAATTACCTTGCTGAATTAAGTTTGGTAGACTACAGCTGTGTTCGGTTTTTGCCATCAGTTATCGCTGCTTCTGCTGTCTTTCTTGCAAGATTCACCATCAATCCAAAGGTTCATCCTTGG AGCCTACCACTGCAACAACAGACAGGTTATAAACCTTCTGAGCTTAAAGATTGTGTTTGTGCAATTCATGATTTGCAGCTGAACAGGAAATGGTCATCTTTGACAGCTATAAGGGAGAAATACAAGCAGCACAGG TTCAAATGTGCATCAATGTTGCTTTCTCCCTCAGAAATTCCTGCATCATATCTTGAAGACTTAAAAGAATAG